The following coding sequences are from one Thermostaphylospora chromogena window:
- a CDS encoding antibiotic biosynthesis monooxygenase family protein, whose translation MIAMIFEYWFDPDDEATYREYLAESAELRKALPALDGFLGVERYASDTEPGKYLAVGFFRDEEAVAAWRAHPAHRRAQALGRRRFFTRYRLRMAEVVRDYGMDDRAQAPADSRRFHDREPAAPAPGGVAASERRR comes from the coding sequence ACCCGGATGACGAGGCGACCTACCGTGAATACCTCGCGGAATCGGCGGAACTGCGCAAGGCGCTCCCCGCGCTCGACGGCTTCCTCGGCGTGGAGCGGTACGCCAGCGACACCGAGCCGGGCAAGTACCTGGCGGTCGGCTTCTTCCGCGACGAGGAGGCGGTCGCCGCCTGGCGCGCGCACCCGGCGCACCGCCGCGCGCAGGCCCTGGGCCGCCGCCGCTTCTTCACCCGCTACCGGCTGCGGATGGCGGAGGTGGTCCGCGACTACGGCATGGACGACCGCGCCCAGGCCCCGGCCGACAGCCGCCGTTTCCACGACCGCGAACCCGCCGCCCCCGCGCCGGGCGGGGTGGCCGCGTCCGAAAGGAGGCGGTGA